The following coding sequences lie in one Rothia sp. SD9660Na genomic window:
- a CDS encoding Mur ligase family protein, giving the protein MVTMSRPVVRLVGQGIRYATKLRGGGSAFPGLVMEKLHPNFVAEELAKLPRGVVVVSGTNGKTTTTKMVVQLLEAQGLKVFTNRTGSNFVRGVAAALLGDMNLAGKLDADIAVLELDEAHAVHFVRKVKPNYALLLNVLRDQLDRFGEIDTTRRMLATVAGATTGTVVLNREDPRIRSLAQNIQPGTQVSYFGLSEKLRALFPSDDDLRTSPEGAERADAGLLAPELPAASVLLKDFKGTAATFDVAGKELAGTINLYGVYNIFNAAAAMALTREVMGDALNETKLLAELEHIAPAFGRGETLNVNGQTLQLLLVKNPSGFRLSLASADAKDYATMITINDAYADGRDVSWLWDVDFHSLTQGGVTMVSGVRAYDMALRLQHDDVYVENINEDLEEALATFIAKSEGRPMRIFCTYTAMLAIRKELAKITDVEEI; this is encoded by the coding sequence GAGGAGCTGGCTAAGCTGCCGCGTGGTGTCGTTGTTGTTTCGGGTACGAACGGTAAGACGACCACCACTAAGATGGTGGTGCAGCTGCTGGAAGCCCAGGGCCTGAAGGTCTTTACCAACCGCACCGGGTCGAACTTCGTGCGGGGTGTGGCTGCTGCTCTGCTGGGTGATATGAACCTGGCTGGCAAGCTGGATGCAGACATCGCTGTGCTTGAGCTGGATGAAGCCCACGCCGTTCATTTTGTGCGTAAGGTCAAGCCTAACTATGCGCTCCTGCTCAACGTCTTGCGTGATCAGCTGGATCGTTTCGGTGAGATTGACACAACCCGCCGTATGCTGGCTACTGTCGCCGGTGCAACCACGGGCACAGTCGTGCTCAACCGCGAGGACCCGCGCATTCGCTCTTTGGCTCAAAATATTCAGCCTGGCACTCAGGTCAGCTATTTTGGTCTATCCGAGAAGCTGCGTGCCCTCTTCCCCTCCGACGACGATTTGCGCACCAGCCCCGAGGGGGCCGAGCGCGCGGACGCCGGTCTTCTGGCACCAGAGCTGCCGGCGGCGTCCGTCCTGCTCAAGGACTTCAAGGGAACCGCCGCCACCTTTGATGTTGCAGGCAAGGAGCTGGCGGGCACCATTAACCTCTACGGTGTCTACAACATCTTTAACGCTGCGGCAGCAATGGCCCTGACTCGCGAGGTTATGGGAGATGCTCTCAACGAGACTAAACTTCTGGCTGAACTTGAGCATATTGCCCCGGCTTTTGGCCGCGGTGAAACCCTCAACGTTAACGGCCAGACCCTGCAGCTACTTCTGGTGAAGAACCCCAGCGGGTTCCGCCTGTCGCTGGCGTCCGCCGATGCCAAGGACTACGCCACCATGATCACCATCAACGACGCCTACGCCGACGGCCGCGACGTTTCCTGGCTCTGGGACGTCGACTTCCACTCCCTAACCCAGGGCGGCGTCACCATGGTATCGGGCGTGCGCGCCTACGACATGGCCCTGCGCCTGCAGCACGACGATGTTTATGTAGAAAACATCAACGAGGACCTCGAAGAAGCCCTGGCCACCTTTATTGCCAAGTCAGAGGGTCGCCCCATGCGCATCTTCTGCACCTACACCGCAATGCTGGCCATCCGTAAGGAACTGGCAAAAATCACCGATGTGGAGGAAATCTAA